A portion of the Rhinolophus sinicus isolate RSC01 linkage group LG03, ASM3656204v1, whole genome shotgun sequence genome contains these proteins:
- the RPS29 gene encoding small ribosomal subunit protein uS14: protein MGHQQLYWSHPRKFGQGSRSCRVCSNRHGLIRKYGLNMCRQCFRQYAKDIGFIKLD from the exons ATGGGTCACCAGCAGCTCTACTGGAGCCATCCAAGGAAATTCGGCCAGGGTTCTCGTTCTTG CCGCGTCTGCTCAAACCGGCACGGTCTGATCCGGAAATACGGCCTCAATATGTGTCGCCAGTGTTTCCGTCAGTACGCGAAGGATATAGGCTTCATTAAG ttggaCTAA